The Sorangiineae bacterium MSr11367 genome window below encodes:
- a CDS encoding DeoR/GlpR family DNA-binding transcription regulator, whose product MQSEVPKSMLTEERRRWIVAELEREGKVVACELSRVLEVSEDTIRRDLRELAAEGRVQRVHGGALPAPRVSANYAVRAAQSTSTKTTLARAAATLVRPSNVVLVDGGTTNVEIMRHLAPDLHATVVTNSPPVAVALADHPHVEVIVLGGRMFKSSRATVDAVTLEGVRGVRADLCFLGVCSVHPETGVSTFDFSEAHIKRAMVASSAEVVAVALVEKLGTAAPYVVSPLSELTQLVTEATVSDEALAPYQAAGVTVLRA is encoded by the coding sequence ATGCAGAGTGAGGTCCCCAAGTCAATGTTGACCGAGGAGCGCCGCCGCTGGATCGTGGCGGAGCTCGAGCGGGAGGGCAAGGTCGTCGCGTGCGAGTTGAGTCGCGTGTTGGAGGTGTCCGAGGACACCATCCGGCGCGATCTGCGAGAACTCGCCGCGGAAGGGCGCGTGCAGCGCGTGCATGGGGGCGCTTTGCCGGCCCCCCGCGTCAGCGCCAATTACGCCGTGCGCGCCGCACAATCGACCTCGACGAAGACGACCTTGGCGCGCGCAGCCGCCACCTTGGTGCGTCCGTCGAACGTCGTGCTCGTCGACGGCGGCACGACCAACGTCGAGATCATGCGCCATCTCGCGCCCGACTTGCACGCCACGGTGGTGACGAACAGTCCGCCGGTGGCGGTGGCGTTGGCGGACCATCCTCACGTCGAGGTAATTGTGCTCGGGGGCCGCATGTTCAAGTCGTCGCGCGCGACCGTCGATGCGGTCACGCTCGAAGGAGTGCGGGGCGTGCGCGCGGATTTGTGCTTCCTCGGCGTGTGCAGCGTGCACCCCGAGACGGGGGTGTCGACGTTCGACTTTTCGGAGGCGCACATCAAACGGGCCATGGTGGCCTCGTCGGCCGAGGTCGTGGCCGTGGCCCTGGTCGAGAAGCTCGGCACCGCCGCCCCCTACGTGGTGTCCCCGCTGAGCGAATTAACGCAACTCGTGACCGAGGCGACCGTTTCGGATGAAGCGCTCGCGCCGTACCAGGCGGCGGGCGTGACCGTGTTGCGCGCCTGA
- a CDS encoding tetratricopeptide repeat protein: protein MRRLLPFLLASAALATSAGCRTAQSSRGSTDERSRAAELLAAEPIVEEPLPRPKDVPPLRLTASDGTGLRLTRLKARAVLDEPLAYTEVRLAFENPENRTLEGRFEITLPPGATVSRFAMKIGESWQEAEMIEKARARVVYEDFLHRKQDPALLEQAAPNAFSARVFPIPARGTKEILVAYAQELAPGAGYVFPLAGLPAVDDFDVIVSRAGDEQALQTRKRRDDAPLTEDVVVAPASLRRDGVRSGRIVLARVRPFASAGPEPFEGGTVVLVDTSASRALGFADQAALVEGLAREIASGADPSARLVVAAFDQDVESIYDGNAAGYGTQATAKLIARGALGASNLEDALSWVAKNAHEIRRVVVVSDGVATAGSSDGEKLSAAAARLRDTGVQRLDAVAVGGIRDDAALARLTSGALPHDGVVVDGARDAHALAKRLTRTAQSGLTVQVEGATWVWPERLDGVQPGDERLVYAEVPEESPVRIRIGQGAPTTAELRNVDAPLLEHTWAQAKIASVLAHAEGPKDDVARRRVIELSTRHRVLSPYTSLLVLETDADYARFDIDRKAPGNLLAIRDGRVTLEHRGEAWLGKNKGKEIAPSAAPRATGTVALDDTRAAPAEEFEKKSDSAPPPRPRPHGIAGGHGSATGTALTGAPDAPSPPQAKPSPRTSDADDPWGPAAPSPAPSTASPAPPAAPSTPPREDGVTTMREEAPMQRPMRSRSRGPVDMGMGSYDGDDLPARKIHPYTGNFGEVMDAIAHNDAKRALETATRMHDQAPGDVMSLVALGEALEARGDVARAARSYGSLIDLFPSRADLRRFAGERLERLRSPGALELAIDTYFKAKEERPDHPASHRLLAFAHLRKGNFAEAFAVAAAGAKRRYPEGRFAGVERILREDLGLIAAAWMRAEPDLREEITKRLREAGGTLESRPSLRFVLNWETDANDVDFHIFDARGGHAFYQRPQLGSGGELYADVTTGYGPECFTIRAPRSARAAPYKLQAHYYSRGPMGYGMGKLEILDHDGRGNITFEERPFVVMADQAFVDLGTVK from the coding sequence GTGCGCCGCCTATTGCCGTTCCTCCTCGCCTCGGCCGCCCTTGCAACCTCCGCCGGCTGTCGAACCGCGCAAAGCTCGCGTGGTTCGACGGACGAGAGGTCTCGGGCGGCGGAGTTGCTCGCCGCAGAGCCCATCGTCGAGGAGCCGCTGCCGCGGCCCAAGGACGTTCCGCCGCTGCGCCTCACGGCGTCCGACGGCACGGGCCTGCGGCTCACGCGGCTCAAGGCGCGCGCCGTGCTCGACGAGCCGCTCGCCTACACCGAGGTGCGCCTCGCCTTCGAGAACCCCGAGAATCGGACCCTCGAGGGGCGCTTCGAGATCACCTTGCCGCCCGGCGCCACCGTGAGCCGCTTCGCCATGAAGATTGGCGAGAGCTGGCAAGAAGCCGAGATGATCGAGAAGGCCCGGGCGCGGGTCGTGTACGAGGACTTTCTCCACCGCAAGCAGGACCCAGCCCTGCTCGAGCAAGCGGCGCCCAACGCGTTCTCGGCGCGTGTGTTTCCCATTCCTGCGCGCGGAACCAAAGAGATCCTCGTGGCGTATGCGCAGGAGCTCGCGCCGGGGGCGGGCTACGTGTTTCCGCTTGCTGGGCTGCCCGCGGTGGACGACTTCGACGTCATCGTGTCGCGTGCAGGCGACGAGCAGGCGTTGCAGACGCGCAAACGGCGTGATGATGCGCCGCTGACCGAGGACGTCGTGGTGGCGCCGGCGTCCCTGCGCCGCGATGGCGTGCGCAGTGGGCGCATCGTCCTCGCGCGCGTGCGCCCTTTCGCCAGTGCCGGGCCGGAGCCCTTCGAAGGCGGCACCGTGGTTCTCGTCGACACGAGTGCATCGCGCGCCCTCGGCTTTGCCGACCAGGCTGCGCTCGTCGAGGGGCTCGCCCGCGAAATCGCCTCCGGCGCGGACCCGAGCGCACGCCTCGTCGTGGCGGCCTTCGATCAGGACGTCGAGTCCATCTACGACGGCAACGCCGCCGGGTATGGCACGCAGGCCACCGCGAAGCTCATCGCACGTGGCGCCCTCGGAGCGTCCAATCTCGAGGACGCGCTCTCCTGGGTTGCGAAAAATGCCCATGAGATCCGCCGCGTGGTCGTCGTGAGCGACGGTGTCGCGACCGCCGGCTCCAGCGATGGCGAAAAGCTCTCCGCGGCCGCCGCCCGATTGCGCGACACGGGGGTGCAGCGGCTCGATGCCGTGGCGGTTGGCGGCATCCGCGACGATGCCGCCCTCGCGCGCCTCACGAGCGGCGCATTGCCGCATGACGGTGTCGTCGTCGATGGCGCACGGGACGCGCATGCATTGGCCAAGCGGCTCACGCGGACCGCGCAATCGGGTCTCACCGTGCAGGTGGAGGGCGCAACCTGGGTATGGCCCGAGCGCCTCGACGGCGTACAACCCGGCGACGAGCGCCTCGTCTACGCAGAGGTGCCCGAGGAGAGTCCCGTGCGCATCCGCATTGGGCAAGGTGCCCCCACGACCGCGGAGCTCCGCAACGTCGACGCCCCGCTGCTGGAGCACACGTGGGCGCAGGCGAAAATCGCCAGCGTCCTCGCGCACGCCGAAGGCCCCAAGGACGACGTGGCCCGCCGGCGCGTCATCGAGCTCTCCACGCGTCACCGCGTTCTGTCGCCGTACACCTCCCTCCTGGTCCTGGAGACCGACGCGGACTACGCCCGCTTCGACATCGACCGCAAGGCCCCTGGGAACCTCCTCGCCATCCGCGATGGTCGCGTGACCCTCGAGCATCGCGGCGAAGCGTGGCTCGGGAAGAACAAGGGAAAGGAGATTGCTCCCAGCGCCGCACCAAGGGCCACCGGCACCGTCGCTCTCGACGACACGCGTGCCGCCCCCGCCGAGGAGTTCGAGAAAAAGAGCGATTCGGCGCCGCCGCCACGCCCGCGCCCCCACGGTATTGCCGGTGGGCATGGTTCTGCGACAGGGACGGCGCTGACCGGCGCGCCGGACGCGCCTTCACCGCCCCAGGCAAAGCCGTCCCCCCGGACGAGCGACGCGGACGATCCCTGGGGGCCCGCCGCGCCGTCCCCCGCACCATCCACCGCATCCCCGGCGCCGCCAGCTGCGCCATCGACGCCACCCCGCGAGGACGGCGTGACGACGATGCGCGAGGAGGCCCCGATGCAGCGTCCGATGCGGTCTCGTTCTCGTGGACCTGTAGACATGGGAATGGGCAGCTACGATGGAGATGACCTCCCTGCGCGCAAAATTCACCCGTACACGGGCAATTTTGGCGAGGTGATGGACGCCATCGCCCACAACGATGCCAAGCGCGCCCTCGAGACGGCGACCCGCATGCACGACCAGGCACCCGGCGATGTCATGTCGCTGGTCGCGCTGGGCGAAGCGTTGGAGGCACGCGGTGACGTTGCGCGTGCGGCGCGGAGCTATGGCTCCCTCATCGATCTCTTCCCATCGCGCGCTGATTTGCGCCGCTTTGCCGGGGAGCGACTCGAGCGCCTGCGCTCGCCCGGCGCCCTGGAGCTCGCGATCGATACGTACTTCAAGGCCAAGGAGGAGCGCCCCGATCATCCGGCGAGCCACCGCCTTCTGGCGTTCGCACACCTGCGAAAGGGCAACTTCGCCGAGGCATTCGCGGTCGCTGCCGCCGGCGCCAAACGGCGCTATCCGGAGGGACGCTTTGCCGGCGTGGAGCGGATCCTGCGGGAGGACCTGGGGCTCATCGCCGCCGCGTGGATGCGCGCCGAGCCCGATCTCCGCGAGGAGATCACCAAGCGGCTGCGCGAGGCCGGAGGGACGCTGGAATCGCGCCCCTCGCTCCGCTTCGTGCTCAATTGGGAGACGGACGCCAACGATGTGGACTTCCACATCTTCGACGCGCGGGGTGGCCATGCCTTCTACCAACGTCCCCAGTTGGGGAGCGGCGGTGAGCTCTACGCCGACGTGACCACCGGCTACGGGCCCGAGTGTTTCACCATCCGCGCGCCTCGCAGCGCACGGGCCGCTCCGTACAAGCTGCAGGCCCACTACTATTCGCGTGGCCCGATGGGGTACGGCATGGGCAAGCTGGAGATCTTGGACCACGATGGGCGTGGCAACATCACCTTCGAAGAGCGACCCTTCGTGGTGATGGCCGACCAGGCCTTCGTCGACCTTGGCACGGTCAAGTGA
- a CDS encoding insulinase family protein — protein sequence MTFKYAKHALLLATVLSTACGGETAETKPPAVAPPKPAPATPPAAEADPLGPRPNVDAPPPFTPPAPTVFRTANGMTVWLLERHALPMVAIDVALPIGSTSDPAGEGGLAWATASMLDEGAGSRGALDLARAIDQLGATLGATAGTDRSGVSLFVLKRNLGPAFDLLADVVTRPRFDATEWKRVHELWTNDLKSRTREPRAVASVVASAALYGADQPYGHPVSGTLASAAKIDLARVKRFYQANWRPDQATLVAVGDVTRAELTAALDKAFAGWKAPAGPAAKVAPLAEPKGARGRLIVVDRADAPQSQITIVRPGPTVADPDAVVAGRANIALGGSFTSRLNLDLREEHGWTYGAGSRVSTMRQAGTIGLSSAVHTENTGDAVKAMLNDAEVYATKGLTPAEVDLTRMMARVDVVQAYEHVASTATLLGNDAALGLPATYEAEAALRRDSATKADLDRVAQRYFHPKDAIVVIVGPQAKVLSQLAQVEGLPKPEFFDAEGNPRAAK from the coding sequence GTGACGTTCAAATACGCGAAACACGCGCTGCTTCTCGCCACCGTCCTCTCGACCGCCTGCGGCGGCGAGACTGCGGAAACGAAGCCGCCCGCGGTGGCACCCCCGAAGCCCGCGCCTGCGACACCGCCGGCCGCCGAAGCCGATCCACTGGGGCCGCGCCCCAATGTGGATGCGCCGCCGCCCTTCACGCCGCCCGCGCCGACGGTCTTCCGCACGGCCAACGGCATGACGGTGTGGCTCCTGGAGCGCCATGCCTTGCCGATGGTGGCCATCGATGTCGCGCTTCCCATCGGGTCGACCAGCGATCCGGCGGGTGAGGGCGGTCTCGCGTGGGCTACGGCGAGCATGCTCGACGAGGGTGCAGGTTCGCGCGGTGCGCTGGACCTCGCGCGCGCCATCGATCAATTGGGTGCCACGCTGGGCGCCACCGCGGGGACGGATCGAAGTGGGGTGTCGCTCTTCGTTCTCAAGCGAAACCTCGGGCCCGCGTTCGACCTTCTTGCCGACGTCGTCACGCGTCCGCGCTTCGATGCCACCGAGTGGAAGCGGGTGCACGAGCTCTGGACGAACGACCTCAAATCGCGCACGCGCGAGCCGCGGGCCGTAGCCTCGGTGGTCGCGTCGGCGGCGCTCTACGGTGCGGATCAACCGTACGGCCACCCCGTATCGGGGACCTTGGCCTCGGCGGCGAAGATCGATCTTGCGCGCGTGAAGCGCTTCTACCAGGCGAATTGGCGCCCCGATCAGGCGACCCTCGTCGCGGTGGGCGACGTCACGCGCGCCGAGCTGACGGCCGCCCTCGACAAGGCGTTCGCGGGGTGGAAGGCGCCGGCCGGACCCGCGGCGAAGGTGGCGCCGCTCGCGGAGCCGAAGGGCGCACGGGGGCGGCTCATCGTCGTGGACCGCGCCGATGCACCGCAGTCGCAGATCACGATCGTGCGTCCCGGGCCCACGGTGGCGGATCCCGATGCGGTCGTGGCGGGGCGGGCGAACATCGCCTTGGGCGGGTCGTTCACGTCGCGGTTGAACCTGGACTTGCGCGAGGAGCACGGCTGGACCTACGGCGCCGGCTCGCGGGTATCGACGATGCGGCAGGCGGGGACCATCGGGCTCTCGTCCGCGGTTCATACGGAGAACACCGGCGACGCCGTGAAGGCGATGCTCAACGACGCCGAGGTGTACGCCACGAAGGGCCTCACGCCCGCGGAAGTGGATTTGACGCGCATGATGGCCCGGGTGGACGTGGTGCAGGCGTACGAGCACGTCGCGAGCACCGCCACCTTGTTGGGCAACGATGCAGCGTTGGGGCTGCCCGCGACCTACGAGGCCGAGGCGGCGCTCCGGCGTGACAGTGCGACCAAGGCGGACCTCGACCGGGTGGCCCAGCGCTACTTTCATCCCAAAGACGCCATCGTGGTCATCGTTGGGCCTCAAGCGAAGGTGTTGTCGCAACTGGCCCAGGTCGAAGGACTGCCGAAGCCCGAGTTTTTCGACGCCGAAGGAAACCCGCGCGCGGCAAAGTAA
- a CDS encoding insulinase family protein gives MLGKRFALQGVLVAALGLVTGTASADGISIPHAVHKLKNGMTVILSEDHSLPLVAVNVSYNVGSRFEANKRTGFAHLFEHLMFMGTKRAPTGAFDQWMEATGGSNNAWTSEDRTDYFDVGPKTILPLLLWLEADRLRDLGPLMTKKKVDAQREVVRNERRQTGENTPYGKVEFRLPELLYPEGHPYHHPVIGSHEDLEAATVEDVKEFFATWYDPANASLVVAGDFGQAETLDRIKSYFESIPSRGAPKDPKAPGFPEGASTLKSVVRETLEDEVELPKVIMAWQTPKHFGPGDGELDLLGNVLSGGKASRLYKALVYEQKIAQSVEAVQQSGTLGSRFVVGVLARPGVPLERIEKAIDAELQRVRTKPVSAEELTRVKNVVETDFVARLEGVQQRASILNMYQAEVGTPDYAERDLERYRKATADGIRAVAEQWLRPDARVILRVVPKGKKP, from the coding sequence ATGCTCGGGAAACGATTCGCACTTCAAGGCGTGCTCGTGGCTGCGCTGGGGCTCGTCACGGGCACGGCGTCGGCCGATGGAATCAGTATTCCGCACGCCGTTCACAAGTTGAAAAATGGGATGACCGTCATCCTGAGCGAGGATCATTCGCTGCCACTCGTGGCCGTCAATGTCTCGTACAACGTTGGCTCGCGGTTCGAGGCGAACAAGCGCACGGGGTTTGCGCACCTGTTCGAGCACCTCATGTTCATGGGGACGAAGCGCGCGCCCACCGGTGCGTTCGACCAATGGATGGAGGCCACCGGCGGAAGCAACAACGCGTGGACGAGTGAAGATCGCACCGACTACTTCGATGTCGGCCCCAAGACGATACTGCCCCTCTTGCTCTGGCTCGAAGCCGACCGGCTGCGCGATCTGGGGCCGCTCATGACGAAGAAGAAGGTCGACGCGCAGCGCGAGGTCGTGCGCAACGAGCGGCGCCAGACCGGTGAGAATACGCCTTACGGCAAGGTCGAATTCCGGCTGCCCGAGTTGCTCTATCCCGAGGGGCATCCGTACCACCACCCGGTCATCGGCTCGCACGAGGATCTGGAGGCGGCCACCGTCGAGGACGTGAAGGAGTTCTTTGCCACTTGGTACGATCCGGCCAATGCGTCGTTGGTCGTCGCGGGTGACTTCGGCCAAGCGGAGACGTTGGACCGGATCAAGTCGTACTTCGAGTCGATCCCCTCGCGCGGCGCGCCCAAGGATCCGAAGGCGCCGGGATTTCCGGAAGGGGCCTCGACCCTCAAGTCGGTGGTCCGCGAGACTCTGGAAGACGAGGTCGAGCTGCCCAAGGTCATCATGGCGTGGCAGACGCCGAAGCACTTCGGGCCCGGCGACGGTGAGCTCGATTTGCTTGGCAACGTGCTCTCCGGTGGCAAGGCGAGCCGCTTGTACAAGGCGCTCGTGTACGAGCAGAAGATCGCGCAGAGCGTGGAGGCCGTGCAGCAATCGGGTACCCTCGGATCGCGGTTCGTGGTCGGCGTGTTGGCGCGGCCGGGCGTGCCGCTGGAACGGATCGAGAAGGCCATCGATGCCGAGCTTCAGCGCGTGCGCACCAAACCGGTTTCGGCGGAGGAGCTCACCCGGGTCAAAAACGTGGTGGAGACCGACTTCGTGGCGCGTCTCGAAGGTGTGCAGCAGCGGGCTTCGATCCTCAACATGTACCAGGCGGAGGTCGGGACGCCCGATTACGCGGAGCGCGATCTCGAGCGGTACCGCAAAGCGACCGCCGACGGCATTCGCGCGGTGGCCGAGCAATGGCTTCGCCCGGATGCGCGCGTGATCCTTCGTGTCGTGCCGAAAGGGAAAAAACCGTGA
- a CDS encoding Uma2 family endonuclease has translation MAQPAVTIHAPPKRPMTIEEWADLPEDEPGELVDGYLEEEEVPDFIHETIVGWLIQVLRNWLVPRNGRVFGSEAKYRLTEHRGRKPDVAAYLPGSRLPGGRHGATRVPPDIAIEVVSPAARDRRRDRVEKTTEYAQFGIHYYWLIDPEARTLEILELGPDGRYVLALTAADGTVSTIPGCPELTLDLDSLWAEIDSLPEDEDEP, from the coding sequence ATGGCACAGCCTGCAGTGACCATCCACGCTCCGCCGAAGCGGCCGATGACCATCGAGGAGTGGGCCGACTTGCCGGAGGACGAGCCCGGCGAGTTGGTCGATGGATACCTGGAGGAAGAGGAAGTGCCGGACTTCATTCACGAGACGATCGTCGGCTGGCTGATTCAGGTGCTGCGCAACTGGCTGGTTCCGCGCAACGGGCGAGTTTTCGGCTCGGAGGCCAAATACCGACTTACGGAGCACCGAGGGCGAAAACCGGACGTGGCGGCGTACCTTCCCGGCAGTCGACTACCGGGCGGACGCCACGGCGCCACACGCGTCCCGCCGGACATCGCCATCGAAGTCGTTTCCCCGGCCGCTCGCGATCGGCGGCGGGACCGGGTCGAGAAGACCACGGAATATGCGCAATTCGGGATCCACTACTATTGGCTCATCGATCCGGAGGCACGCACCCTGGAGATCCTGGAGCTCGGCCCGGACGGCCGTTACGTGCTGGCGCTCACCGCCGCGGATGGCACGGTGTCCACGATTCCGGGATGCCCCGAGCTCACCCTCGACTTGGATTCCCTCTGGGCGGAGATCGATAGCCTTCCCGAAGACGAAGACGAACCCTAG
- the udk gene encoding uridine kinase, with amino-acid sequence MNAPPLVLGIAGGSGSGKSTIARAILKALPPGAGLLVEQDHYYRSQAHLPFEERERVNYDHPDALEMDLLARHLEALRAWTHIDRPTYDFSRHDRAPELTRVEPVPVIVVEGILVLADERLRTHFDVKLFVDTDADIRLMRRIRRDLEHRGRTFAQVRKQYYETVRPMHMAFVEPSKRFADIIVPEGGENRVALELLVSHVRARLARG; translated from the coding sequence ATGAATGCACCGCCTCTCGTTCTAGGCATTGCCGGTGGCTCGGGCTCCGGCAAGAGCACCATTGCCCGCGCCATTCTGAAGGCGCTGCCGCCCGGCGCGGGGCTCCTCGTGGAGCAGGATCACTATTATCGCTCGCAGGCGCATCTGCCGTTCGAGGAGCGCGAGAGGGTCAATTACGATCACCCCGACGCGCTGGAAATGGATCTTCTCGCGCGGCATCTGGAAGCGCTGCGCGCGTGGACGCACATCGATCGACCGACGTACGATTTCTCCCGCCACGATCGCGCGCCCGAGTTGACGCGCGTCGAGCCGGTACCGGTCATCGTGGTCGAGGGCATCCTGGTGCTCGCCGACGAGCGACTGCGCACGCACTTCGACGTGAAGCTCTTCGTCGACACCGACGCGGACATCCGCCTGATGCGCCGCATCCGCCGCGATCTCGAGCACCGTGGCCGGACCTTCGCCCAAGTGCGAAAGCAGTATTACGAGACCGTGCGCCCCATGCACATGGCCTTCGTCGAGCCGTCCAAGCGCTTCGCCGACATCATCGTGCCCGAGGGCGGTGAGAACCGCGTCGCACTCGAGCTCCTCGTGAGCCACGTGCGGGCGCGTCTCGCGCGGGGGTGA
- a CDS encoding pyridoxal-phosphate dependent enzyme — MSSLASEEAARLRVVPVRPVITDRPFASVARETAEIHQAFFDDIRPLGARFPAAHLREVTVVRAPDLDTRVDASGQTRVWYAIESLQQTGSFKVRGALVAIDACIQRAGSSTGLHVVAASAGNHGAAMAYAASVLGVRATIFVPKGAPAAKCERIASFGADLRFGPTPHYDDAESVAIAMAEAEGLPFISPYNDLNVIAGNGGSLGYELARVLGHVPEHVLLPFGGGGLATGVAWALADAAGESPGQVPRVWGVQSDVSPAMADSLERGEAIARFIPQGPSLADGLSGGIPEDAFARARSAIGGVMVVSEQAIAQAMHYIYRDLGLLVEGSSAVALAPLLLPSRERVASALGVRGGDLVVLLTGRNVDRSTWERAVEPFVAVTNQ, encoded by the coding sequence ATGTCCTCGCTAGCCTCCGAGGAAGCGGCGCGGTTGCGTGTGGTGCCGGTTCGTCCGGTCATCACGGATCGTCCATTTGCATCGGTCGCCAGGGAAACGGCGGAGATCCATCAGGCCTTTTTCGACGACATCCGGCCCCTCGGGGCGCGCTTTCCGGCGGCGCATCTGCGCGAGGTCACCGTGGTGCGCGCGCCCGATCTGGATACGCGCGTCGATGCTTCGGGCCAGACGCGCGTGTGGTACGCGATCGAGTCGCTGCAGCAGACCGGGAGCTTCAAGGTTCGCGGTGCGTTGGTGGCCATAGATGCGTGCATCCAGCGCGCGGGCAGCAGCACGGGGCTGCACGTGGTGGCCGCGAGTGCGGGCAACCATGGTGCGGCCATGGCCTACGCGGCCTCGGTGCTCGGCGTGCGCGCGACCATTTTCGTCCCCAAGGGCGCACCCGCGGCGAAGTGCGAGCGCATTGCATCGTTCGGTGCGGATCTGCGGTTCGGGCCGACGCCGCACTACGACGACGCGGAGTCGGTGGCCATCGCGATGGCCGAGGCCGAGGGGCTCCCGTTCATTTCGCCGTACAACGACTTGAACGTCATCGCCGGCAACGGAGGCTCGCTCGGCTACGAGCTGGCGCGGGTGCTGGGTCACGTCCCCGAGCATGTACTTTTGCCCTTCGGGGGCGGCGGGCTCGCGACAGGTGTGGCGTGGGCGCTGGCCGATGCCGCAGGTGAGTCGCCGGGCCAGGTCCCTCGCGTGTGGGGCGTGCAGAGTGACGTGTCGCCCGCGATGGCCGATTCCCTCGAGCGGGGCGAGGCGATCGCGCGCTTCATTCCACAGGGACCCTCGTTGGCCGATGGGCTCTCGGGCGGCATCCCGGAGGATGCCTTCGCGCGCGCACGCTCCGCGATCGGCGGCGTCATGGTCGTGTCGGAGCAGGCCATCGCGCAGGCGATGCACTACATTTATCGCGACTTGGGATTGCTCGTGGAGGGCAGCTCGGCGGTGGCACTCGCGCCGTTGTTGCTGCCGTCACGCGAGCGTGTGGCCTCGGCCCTGGGCGTGCGCGGCGGCGATTTGGTCGTGCTCCTCACGGGTCGCAACGTGGATCGATCGACGTGGGAACGCGCCGTCGAGCCCTTCGTGGCAGTAACGAATCAATGA
- the hemC gene encoding hydroxymethylbilane synthase: MRLVYATRKSALALAQCRAVVAQLKAIHPSVDFVEEQVVTSGDKIQDRPLSEIGGKGLFVKEIEERLLDERADFAVHSIKDVPGLVPPGLALVCVPRREDPRDVLVAPRHGVLAALPSGATVGTSSLRRMVALKAVRPDLNVVPLRGNVDTRLRKVDAGEVDAIVLARAGLVRLRLEARATEVLEPDVSIPAVGQGALGLESREEDEATRAYLAPLHDAETGICVAVERGVMIAVEGDCRTPIAAYAVRTESGRLHVRAFIARPDGSSCRKTERTLQWPTSEADAASLGQDIGHHLLAQIS; encoded by the coding sequence ATGCGCCTGGTTTACGCCACCCGAAAATCCGCCCTTGCCCTCGCACAGTGCCGCGCCGTCGTTGCGCAGCTGAAAGCGATCCACCCCAGCGTCGACTTCGTCGAGGAGCAAGTCGTCACCAGCGGGGACAAAATTCAGGATCGGCCGCTGTCCGAGATTGGAGGCAAGGGGCTCTTCGTTAAGGAAATCGAGGAGCGGCTCCTGGACGAACGGGCTGACTTTGCCGTGCACTCCATCAAAGACGTTCCCGGTCTGGTCCCGCCGGGGCTCGCCCTCGTGTGCGTTCCCCGTCGTGAGGATCCGCGCGATGTACTGGTCGCCCCGCGCCACGGCGTGCTCGCCGCGCTTCCGAGCGGCGCCACCGTAGGGACGAGCAGCCTGCGGCGCATGGTGGCCCTCAAAGCGGTGCGGCCGGATTTGAACGTCGTTCCCTTGCGCGGCAATGTCGACACGCGCCTGCGCAAGGTCGATGCGGGCGAGGTCGACGCCATCGTGCTCGCGCGGGCCGGCCTGGTGCGACTCCGCCTCGAGGCGCGTGCGACCGAGGTGCTCGAGCCCGACGTGTCCATTCCGGCGGTGGGGCAGGGGGCGCTCGGTCTGGAGAGCCGCGAGGAAGACGAAGCGACGCGGGCCTACCTTGCGCCATTGCACGACGCCGAGACGGGGATCTGCGTTGCCGTCGAGCGCGGTGTGATGATCGCCGTCGAGGGAGACTGCCGCACGCCCATCGCCGCATACGCCGTTCGCACGGAAAGCGGGCGCCTTCACGTGCGCGCCTTCATTGCTCGGCCCGATGGATCGTCGTGCCGGAAGACTGAACGGACGCTCCAGTGGCCGACCTCGGAGGCGGACGCAGCCTCCCTGGGGCAAGACATTGGTCACCATCTACTTGCCCAAATTTCGTAG